Proteins from a single region of Papaver somniferum cultivar HN1 unplaced genomic scaffold, ASM357369v1 unplaced-scaffold_70, whole genome shotgun sequence:
- the LOC113344033 gene encoding uncharacterized protein LOC113344033: MEWPGPGVSRSAATGVDDVVAVYTCADRWRWRRAGEWMLICWWMQVVYADGDGDVLKGSNYEEWAKGFRISLGAKRKLGFINGNLSKPSDDSSDLDDWWTINYMIVAWIFNTIDPVLRSSISYRDTAFDLWEDIRLRFSLGNGIKIFQLKSDVASCKQKDGESIQDYYGRLKKLWDDINDFDALPSCKCSGCTCDLNLTLRTRRNNDQVREFLMGLIPYYANVRSSILGTEPLPSLHTVYSRLIQEEEVRSYTQPKEDIVSPMAFLAHGNKPQGSKSGAVKTPLKCTYCGHNGHLEDRCWEKHGYPDGLQPRRPPAAYLKTESPVQRTQPTAKANAVVGQMPTPNHVRLSGKRGQIWIVDTGASNHVCCDDTVFASCDNISPLQVGLPNGVSIQATKIGIVQINDFLILHNVLFVPQFTCNLLSVSQLLSSSHATHAPKNNISVQFTNSECVIQDHTLRTRIGMGKLMDGLYCLMGKPARVNVVLEKTATDYGTNGLFTRKVKTLRDNGTEFKGLVPYFRNNGIIHQTSVVTPQQNARVERKHRHILNVARALRFQASLPIDFWGECVLTAAYLINRTPSRVLHFKTPYDLLYGSAPLFTLSGFLDVSVTQKTLPGDKFDSRSRRCIFLGYPFGKKAWHLFDLDTGHYFQSRDVHFIEDTFPLADNDELLKLHSLYSDATSSHSPSVFLDDVQHTAHTAENDAHIDSAPASSSVPASGTEVVTSSLTENTDSRDPHDIVADEELGGDVSKQSNTTLVSPAASPIPVKSSEAMADPRWRQAMQDEIAALISNGTWTIEDLPAQVSIGCMWVFRIKRKSDGSVERYKARLVVLEIINRKELISLKLLLQQ, from the exons ATGGAATG GCCTGGTCCTGGAGTGTCGCGAAGTGCAGCTACTGGTGTGGATGATGTTGTTGCTGTATACACATGTGCGGATAGATGGAG GTGGAGACGTGCAGGTGAATGGATGCTGATATGCTGGTGGATGCAAGTAGTGTATGCAGATGGTGATGGAGATG TTCTCAAAGGATCAAACTATGAAGAATGGGCTAAAGGGTTTCGTATTTCTTTGGGTGCGAAACGCAAGCTGGGTTTCATTAACGGTAACCTCTCGAAACCTTCTGATGATTCTTCTGACCTGGATGACTGGTGGACTATAAACTACATGATCGTTGCCTGGATTTTTAACACCATTGATCCAGTTCTTCGATCCTCAATTTCTTATCGTGACACCgcctttgatttatgggaagatatcaggcttcgtttttctcttgggaatggAATAAAAATATTTCAACTTAAATCTGATGTCGCCAGCTGCAAACAAAAAGATGGAGAGTCTATTCAAGACTATTATgggaggttgaagaaactctgggATGACATCAATGACTTTGATGCTTTACCTTCGTGTAAGTGCTCCGGTTGTACCTGTGATCTTAATCTCACTCTACGTACTCGACGTAACAATGATCAGGTACGCGAATTTTTAATGGGTCTTATACCCTATTATGCTAATGTTCGTTCTAGTATTTTGGGCACCGAACCACTTCCGTCTCTGCACACTGTGTATTCTCGTCTCATTCAAGAGGAAGAGGTTCGATCTTATACTCAGCCGAAGGAGGATATCGTTTCTCCAATGGCTTTTCTTGCTCACGGAAATAAGCCACAAGGATCGAAATCAGGAGCTGTCAAAACTCCGTTGAAGTGCACCTATTGTGGTCATAATGGACATCTTGAGGATCGATGTTGGGAGAAGCATGGGTATCCAGATGGTCTCCAGCCCAGACGTCCACCTGCTGCTTATCTCAAAACCGAGTCACCAGTTCAACGTACTCAACCAACAGCTAAGGCAAACGCTGTCGTTGGTCAGATGCCAACTCCAAATCATGTTCGTCTCTCTGGTAAGCGTGGTCAAATctggattgttgacacaggagCTTCCAATCATGTTTGTTGTGATGACACTGTGTTTGCATCTTGTGATAATATTAGTCCTCTTCAGGTTGGCCTGCCTAATGGTGTCAGCATACAAGCAACCAAAATTGGCATTGTGCAgataaatgattttctcatattgCACAATGTGCTGTTTGTTCCTCAATTCACATGCAATCTTCTTTCAGTTTCTCAACTTTTATCTTCATCCCATGCTACTCATGCACCGAAGAATAATATAAGTGTTCAATTCACTAACTCTGAATGTGTTATACAGGACCATACTTTGAGGACGAGGATTGGTATGGGTAAGCTCATGGATGGGCTGTATTGCTTGATGGGGAAACCAGCTCGTGTCAACGTTGTGTTAGAGAAGACTGCAACAGATTATGGCACAAACGGCTTG TTTACTAGAAAGGTTAAGACTTTACgtgataatggaactgagttCAAAGGTCTTGTTCCTTATTTTCGAAACAATGGCATTATTCATCAAACCTCTGTCGTTACACCACAGCAAAATGCTAGGGTGGAAAGAAAGCATCGTCACATTCTCAATGTTGCTCGTGCGCTACGTTTTCAAGCATCCTTACCAATCGacttttggggagaatgtgttcTTACTGCTGCCTACTTAATTAATCGAACCCCTTCTCGTGTTCTTCACTTCAAGACGCCTTATGATCTTCTTTATGGTTCGGCTCCACTATTCACTCTCTCAGGGTTTTTGGATGTCTCTGTTACGCAAAAAACCTTACCTGGTGATAAATTTGACAGTCGCAGTCGTCGTTGCATATTTCTCGGCTATCCATTTGGAAAGAAGGCCTGGCATCTATTTGATCTTGACACAGGTCATTACTTTCAGTCTCGAGACGTACATTTTATTGAAGATACTTTCCCGTTGGCAGACAATGATGAGCTTCTGAAACTGCACTCACTATATTCTGATGCA ACTAGTTCTCATAGTCCGTCAGTCTTCTTGGATGATGTACAACACACAGCACATACTGCTGAGAATGATGCACATATTGATTCAGCACCTGCTTCTTCTTCTGTGCCTGCGTCTGGTACAGAAGTTGTTACTTCTTCTCTCACGGAAAATACGGATAGTCGAGATCCTCATGATATAGTTGCAGACGAGGAACTTGGCGGG GATGTTTCAAAACAATCTAACACAACCTTGGTTTCCCCTGCAGCTTCACCTATACCAGTCAAGTCCTCAG AGGCAATGGCTGATCCACGATGGCGTCAGGCAATGCAGGATGAAATtgctgcacttatttccaatggtacatggacaattgaagatttgcctGCCCAAGTCTCAATTGGTTGCATGTGGGTTTTTCGCATTAAGCGAAAATCTGATGGCTCTGTTGAGCGTTACAAAGCCAGATTAGTtgttttggaaatcatcaacagGAAGGAATTAATTTCACTGAAACTTTTGCTCCAACAGTAA